In the Chroococcidiopsis sp. SAG 2025 genome, one interval contains:
- a CDS encoding SH3 domain-containing protein has translation MNGKHRSKEYSALTIPFLTAAILATPMLSVSAIELRDNTSSRSKSTSASVIGTQIAQRSYSCHQVIAKRGLYVREKPTVYSNAVGIVAYGRNVEVAGGITNNWVPISAPLKGYVYADWIGNCQAKAPPPSSCRRVVANRGIPARQEPSSDSKVVGYISSGRRVILTGRGANGWVPISIPFKGYVPSAQLVYCRNFPG, from the coding sequence ATGAATGGGAAACATCGCTCAAAAGAATATTCAGCATTAACAATACCTTTCTTAACAGCAGCAATTCTTGCTACTCCCATGCTTTCCGTCAGTGCGATTGAGCTGCGGGATAATACGTCTTCTCGCTCAAAAAGTACATCGGCATCCGTAATCGGCACTCAAATAGCGCAACGCTCGTATAGTTGTCACCAAGTCATTGCTAAAAGAGGTTTATACGTCCGAGAAAAGCCCACGGTATATAGTAACGCAGTCGGGATCGTTGCTTACGGGCGTAATGTCGAAGTTGCAGGCGGGATTACAAATAACTGGGTGCCAATTTCTGCTCCCTTGAAGGGATATGTCTATGCAGATTGGATTGGTAACTGTCAAGCTAAAGCGCCACCACCGAGCAGTTGTCGTCGAGTCGTTGCCAATCGAGGCATTCCAGCACGACAAGAACCTTCAAGCGATAGCAAGGTAGTCGGTTATATCTCTAGCGGTCGCAGAGTCATATTAACAGGTAGAGGAGCAAATGGTTGGGTGCCAATTTCTATTCCTTTTAAGGGATATGTACCATCAGCTCAACTGGTTTACTGTCGGAATTTTCCTGGCTAG
- a CDS encoding WGxxGxxG family protein: protein MMSFKLPKIVSAGVLILSAIVLIFTLYSCAPRPVTPVPPTTVAPRVVYTDDGFDWGWLGLIGLFGLAGLSGGRKRRDNTRL, encoded by the coding sequence ATGATGAGTTTCAAACTACCTAAAATTGTGAGTGCTGGTGTCCTCATCTTGAGTGCAATAGTTTTAATTTTCACTTTGTACTCCTGTGCGCCAAGACCAGTAACTCCCGTTCCTCCAACCACAGTTGCTCCAAGAGTCGTTTATACTGATGATGGTTTTGATTGGGGATGGTTAGGATTAATCGGTCTATTTGGTTTAGCAGGTTTATCAGGTGGTAGAAAGCGAAGAGATAATACTCGCTTGTAA
- a CDS encoding WGxxGxxG family protein, whose translation MRLSSFSKILGISTIVVSTTILPLNLPANAQIIAPDVEREDVYEDEDDGFDWGWLGLIGLFGLAGLAGKNKRREPVVERDSSLGNRISDREPTAYRDPEPINSISDREPTAYRDPNSSDRTGYR comes from the coding sequence ATGCGACTTTCTAGCTTTTCTAAAATTCTAGGCATAAGTACGATCGTAGTAAGTACCACAATCCTACCCCTAAATCTGCCTGCTAACGCCCAGATTATTGCACCTGATGTCGAGCGTGAAGATGTTTACGAAGATGAAGATGACGGTTTTGATTGGGGCTGGCTGGGCTTGATTGGTTTATTTGGTCTGGCTGGTTTAGCGGGTAAAAATAAGCGACGAGAACCTGTTGTAGAGCGAGATTCTAGCTTAGGAAATCGAATTAGCGATCGCGAACCTACTGCATATCGAGATCCCGAGCCGATCAATAGTATTAGCGATCGCGAACCTACCGCATATCGAGATCCCAACTCAAGCGATCGCACGGGTTATCGTTAA
- a CDS encoding metallophosphoesterase — protein sequence MKKIKYILLSLLGLIGAILIWGLLEPYLIDVEPQVAAIPNLPAAWSGQKVAVIGDWQVGMWLDNTPTIRRIVQQLVKERPAIALIIGDFIYSPGENPSEEISRAIELVRPLPASGIPTYAVLGNHDYGMKAKDAPPNVTLAAKLAESLEAVGVQVLKNEAVALVPSQDRSQPSAKSDRMYLVGVGSHWANEDKPAAALAEVPDSAPRFVMMHHPESFALFPANTAPVAVAGHTHGGQIRLPFTPEWSWLTFSKQDRVHVDGWIDGYGKLGNQLYVNRGIGFSIIPIRINCPPEITLFALQPAREST from the coding sequence ATGAAGAAAATTAAGTATATTCTATTAAGCTTATTAGGGTTGATTGGCGCAATTCTGATTTGGGGTTTGCTCGAACCATACCTAATTGATGTAGAACCCCAAGTTGCAGCAATTCCGAATCTACCTGCTGCTTGGTCAGGGCAAAAAGTTGCGGTTATCGGTGATTGGCAGGTGGGAATGTGGTTGGACAACACCCCAACTATCCGTCGGATTGTCCAACAACTGGTTAAAGAGCGCCCCGCGATCGCGTTGATTATTGGTGACTTTATTTACTCTCCAGGTGAGAACCCCAGCGAAGAAATTAGTAGGGCGATCGAGCTGGTTCGTCCGCTGCCTGCCTCCGGTATCCCAACTTATGCTGTATTGGGCAATCACGATTATGGTATGAAAGCGAAGGATGCTCCTCCAAACGTGACATTAGCTGCTAAATTGGCTGAGTCTTTAGAAGCAGTAGGCGTGCAAGTGTTGAAAAATGAAGCTGTTGCGCTCGTACCGTCTCAAGATCGAAGCCAGCCATCAGCTAAAAGCGATCGCATGTATTTAGTAGGTGTAGGATCGCATTGGGCTAATGAGGATAAACCAGCAGCAGCACTGGCTGAAGTACCGGACTCAGCACCCAGGTTTGTGATGATGCATCATCCCGAATCCTTTGCCCTGTTTCCCGCCAACACTGCACCTGTGGCTGTAGCAGGACACACCCATGGCGGACAAATTCGCTTGCCGTTCACGCCAGAATGGTCATGGTTGACTTTTAGTAAGCAAGATCGGGTTCATGTAGACGGCTGGATTGATGGATATGGAAAGCTAGGAAACCAGCTTTACGTGAACCGAGGTATTGGTTTCAGCATCATACCAATCAGAATCAACTGCCCGCCTGAAATTACTCTGTTCGCACTTCAGCCAGCCCGCGAATCTACCTGA
- a CDS encoding DUF6653 family protein, with product MTLERKIAAAFNMSEDAWARHANPWSVWTRVAALPLFILAVWSRVWLGWLSLIPVAIAVVWIWLNPRIFPKPYSTDNWASKGVFGERVWLNRDQIPVPQHHRHIPNILTSVSALGMVFVIWGLVVLHIWSTLLGTALVYLGKLWFVDRMVWLYQDMKDANPEYRSWLY from the coding sequence ATGACTCTGGAAAGAAAAATTGCCGCAGCATTTAACATGAGTGAGGATGCCTGGGCGCGTCACGCTAACCCTTGGAGTGTATGGACGCGGGTCGCTGCACTACCACTGTTCATCCTGGCAGTTTGGAGTCGCGTTTGGCTGGGTTGGTTGTCGTTGATTCCGGTTGCCATAGCAGTTGTTTGGATCTGGTTAAATCCACGCATCTTTCCCAAACCATACTCAACTGACAACTGGGCTTCAAAAGGAGTTTTTGGCGAACGAGTCTGGTTGAACCGCGATCAAATTCCAGTACCACAGCACCATCGCCACATACCCAACATTCTCACTAGTGTTTCTGCCTTGGGTATGGTTTTTGTCATTTGGGGCTTGGTTGTTCTCCATATCTGGTCTACTTTACTAGGAACTGCTCTGGTTTACCTTGGTAAACTGTGGTTTGTCGATCGCATGGTTTGGCTGTACCAAGATATGAAAGATGCAAATCCAGAGTATCGGAGTTGGTTGTATTGA
- a CDS encoding SDR family oxidoreductase codes for MDLGLNGKIAVITGGDSGIGRATAQLLAREGAKVAVIDKTSETLRQAVEEIGKYGEALAVQADLTKLEEVENAQRQILDRFGTVHILIHAAGITGATGDFLQLSDEQWYKTIDVDLMAAVRTCRAFIPAMRLAGWGRVILISSEDAVQPYPEEMPYCACKAAVLNLAKALSKAYAKDGVLVNTVSPAFIATPMTDAMMEQQSKQMGVSFDEAIAKFLEQNRPHLQLNRRGRPEEVADAIAFLCSERSSFVLGANWRVDGGSVASL; via the coding sequence ATGGATCTCGGTTTGAACGGAAAAATTGCTGTCATTACTGGTGGAGATTCCGGTATTGGTAGGGCAACAGCTCAACTGCTTGCCCGTGAGGGTGCAAAAGTGGCGGTCATCGACAAAACTTCAGAAACGCTTCGGCAGGCGGTAGAGGAAATCGGAAAATACGGAGAAGCTCTTGCAGTCCAAGCTGACTTGACTAAGTTAGAGGAGGTAGAGAACGCTCAACGTCAGATTCTCGACCGCTTTGGAACGGTTCATATCCTCATCCATGCAGCAGGAATTACAGGTGCGACGGGAGATTTCCTTCAATTGAGTGACGAGCAGTGGTACAAGACAATCGATGTAGATTTGATGGCAGCTGTACGTACTTGTCGTGCATTTATCCCAGCAATGCGCCTAGCAGGTTGGGGACGAGTTATCTTGATTAGCTCTGAGGATGCCGTACAGCCTTACCCAGAAGAAATGCCCTACTGCGCGTGCAAGGCAGCAGTCCTTAACCTTGCCAAAGCCCTATCTAAAGCTTACGCCAAGGATGGCGTACTGGTGAATACGGTTTCTCCCGCCTTTATTGCCACTCCGATGACGGATGCCATGATGGAGCAGCAATCGAAGCAAATGGGCGTGAGCTTCGATGAGGCGATCGCAAAGTTTCTAGAGCAGAATCGCCCTCATCTCCAGTTGAACAGACGTGGACGACCGGAAGAAGTAGCAGATGCTATTGCTTTCTTGTGTTCCGAGCGATCGAGTTTCGTACTCGGTGCTAATTGGCGAGTAGACGGAGGCTCGGTTGCGAGTCTGTAA
- a CDS encoding YihY/virulence factor BrkB family protein: MTKRGFSAKTVWLLLKDTATKWQKDKVSLWAAAIAFYTIFSIAPLLIIAIAIAGAVFGREAAQNQIVGQVQELIGKQGAQAVQVMIQNAQQPGSGGTLATLFGIVTLGLGASGVFGQLQEALNTIWNAQPQPGINIKNFLQKRLLSFAMVLVIGFLLVVSLVVSTALAAIANFFGHLFPGWIRLGQILNFIFSLGGTTVLFALIYKVLPDLKIAWSNLWIGATVTALLFNFGKFLIGLYLGNSNIGSSYGAASSLVIILIWVFFSAQILLLGAEFTQVYTEQHRSQIPVKKL; this comes from the coding sequence ATGACAAAGCGCGGCTTTTCTGCAAAGACTGTTTGGTTACTACTTAAGGATACTGCAACGAAGTGGCAGAAGGATAAAGTATCTCTGTGGGCAGCCGCGATTGCTTTTTATACGATTTTTTCCATAGCACCTTTGCTGATAATTGCGATCGCCATTGCTGGTGCAGTATTTGGTCGAGAAGCTGCCCAAAATCAAATTGTGGGGCAAGTTCAAGAACTGATCGGCAAGCAGGGAGCGCAAGCCGTTCAGGTAATGATTCAAAATGCTCAGCAGCCAGGTTCAGGGGGGACTTTAGCAACCCTTTTTGGCATTGTCACGCTTGGGCTAGGGGCATCTGGTGTTTTCGGGCAACTGCAAGAGGCATTGAATACAATTTGGAACGCTCAACCCCAGCCAGGAATAAATATTAAAAACTTCTTGCAAAAACGTCTGCTATCGTTTGCAATGGTACTTGTCATTGGCTTTTTGCTGGTAGTATCTCTGGTTGTTAGTACTGCACTGGCGGCGATCGCTAACTTTTTTGGTCATCTATTTCCAGGTTGGATTCGGCTGGGACAAATTTTGAATTTTATTTTTTCTTTAGGTGGGACAACAGTGCTATTTGCTTTGATTTATAAAGTTTTACCCGACCTCAAAATTGCCTGGAGCAATCTCTGGATTGGAGCAACTGTCACTGCTTTGTTATTCAATTTTGGTAAATTTCTGATTGGGCTATATCTGGGTAATAGCAACATTGGCTCTAGTTATGGAGCAGCAAGTTCTCTAGTTATTATATTAATTTGGGTCTTTTTTTCAGCTCAGATACTCCTATTGGGAGCAGAATTTACTCAAGTTTATACTGAGCAACATCGCTCCCAAATTCCTGTTAAGAAATTGTGA
- a CDS encoding M48 family metallopeptidase, giving the protein MSNIPRSRRPWFYPLITSSVAIGVVVGAPQPVPAAPLWELLIRGAQVYQLYNVSDKEEVQLGKQINQQLVGNQFQLYNNARVNNYVDRIGQRLAKNSTRPDIPYTFQVVKDDSINAFATAGGYVYVTTGLLQAADNEAQLAGVLAHEIGHIAERHLIEQMRETAIARGLASAAGLDESTAVQLGVELALRRPNSRSDEFQADARGVQTLEKAGYAQVAMINFLEKLRTQRSVPTFLSTHPATGDRIARLEKIIDSQQANRGAGLNESNYQAQTQPLN; this is encoded by the coding sequence ATGTCTAACATTCCTCGTTCCCGCCGCCCTTGGTTCTATCCGTTAATTACGTCTTCAGTCGCAATTGGCGTAGTTGTCGGTGCGCCTCAACCCGTGCCAGCCGCTCCTTTGTGGGAATTGCTGATTCGCGGCGCTCAAGTATATCAACTTTACAACGTATCCGATAAAGAAGAAGTCCAGCTCGGTAAGCAAATTAATCAGCAGCTAGTTGGCAATCAGTTTCAACTCTATAACAATGCGCGAGTCAACAATTACGTCGATCGTATCGGTCAGCGATTGGCAAAAAATAGCACTCGCCCTGATATCCCGTATACGTTTCAAGTTGTTAAAGATGACAGTATCAATGCCTTTGCTACTGCTGGCGGCTACGTCTATGTCACTACGGGCTTACTCCAAGCCGCAGATAACGAAGCACAACTAGCGGGTGTGTTGGCACATGAAATCGGTCACATTGCCGAACGACATTTAATCGAACAAATGCGAGAAACAGCGATCGCTCGCGGTCTGGCTTCGGCGGCTGGACTAGATGAGAGTACGGCAGTGCAATTAGGTGTAGAACTGGCTTTGCGCCGTCCTAACAGTCGCTCTGATGAGTTCCAAGCTGACGCAAGAGGCGTGCAAACTTTAGAAAAAGCTGGTTACGCTCAAGTGGCAATGATAAATTTTCTAGAAAAATTACGCACTCAACGTTCGGTTCCTACATTTTTAAGCACTCACCCAGCAACAGGCGATCGCATTGCTAGACTAGAAAAAATCATCGACTCCCAACAAGCAAATCGCGGTGCAGGGTTAAATGAATCTAACTATCAGGCACAAACCCAACCGTTGAACTAG